The proteins below are encoded in one region of Rhododendron vialii isolate Sample 1 chromosome 7a, ASM3025357v1:
- the LOC131334062 gene encoding NADH dehydrogenase [ubiquinone] 1 beta subcomplex subunit 2 isoform X1 has translation MGGGHGGDGPSTTYKGLTLPHPKRWHTLTGKGMCAMMWFWVFYRAKQDGPVVLGWRHPWEGHEDHADDHGHGHEV, from the exons atgggaggagGACATGGAGGAGACGGACCGAGCACAACATACAAGGGTTTAACATTGCCTCACCCTAAGCGATGGCATACTCTCACTGGAAAGGGCATGTGTGCTATGATGTG gttttgggttttctatAGGGCTAAGCAAGATGGTCCTGTAGTCTTG GGTTGGCGACACCCTTGGGAAGGCCATGAAGATCATGCCGATGACCATGGGCATGGCCACGAG GTCTAG
- the LOC131332472 gene encoding cytokinin riboside 5'-monophosphate phosphoribohydrolase LOG1-like gives MEEKLAMKSRFKRVCVFCGSSTGNRSSYREAALNLGQELVSRKLDLVYGGGSAGLMGLIAHEVHRGGGHVLGIIPKTLMCKEITGETVGEVRPVANMHQRKAEMARHSDCFIALPGGYGTLEELLEVITWAQLGIHDKPVGLLNVEGYYNYLLTFIDKAVDDGFICPSQRHIIVSAPTATELVQKLEVYVPVHDGVVAKASWEVEQVELNASLQSEIAR, from the exons atggaAGAGAAATTAGCAATGAAGTCAAGGTTCAAAAGGGTTTGTGTGTTTTGTGGGAGTAGTACTGGGAACAGAAGTAGCTACAGAGAAGCTGCTCTTAATTTGGGGCAAGAGCTG GTGTCGAGGAAGTTGGATCTGGTTTATGGTGGGGGAAGTGCTGGGTTAATGGGGTTGATCGCTCACGAAGTTCATCGTGGCGGAGGACATGTTTTGgg AATCATACCCAAGACTCTGATGTGCAAAGAG ATAACTGGAGAAACAGTAGGGGAGGTAAGACCTGTAGCCAACATGCATCAAAGGAAAGCAGAAATGGCCCGCCATTCTGACTGTTTCATTGCCCttccag GTGGGTATGGAACACTGGAAGAGTTATTAGAAGTTATAACATGGGCCCAGCTGGGGATTCACGACAAGCCT GTGGGTTTGCTGAATGTGGAGGGTTACTACAATTACCTTCTCACCTTCATTGATAAAGCAGTGGACGATGGCTTCATCTGTCCCTCTCAGCGTCACATTATCGTCTCAGCTCCCACCGCCACAGAACTCGTTCAGAAACTAGAG GTGTACGTGCCAGTGCACGACGGAGTAGTGGCCAAGGCAAGCTGGGAGGTCGAGCAAGTGGAGCTTAACGCATCCTTGCAGTCTGAAATAGcccgttag
- the LOC131334062 gene encoding NADH dehydrogenase [ubiquinone] 1 beta subcomplex subunit 2 isoform X2, translating into MGGGHGGDGPSTTYKGLTLPHPKRWHTLTGKGMCAMMWFWVFYRAKQDGPVVLGWRHPWEGHEDHADDHGHGHEASH; encoded by the exons atgggaggagGACATGGAGGAGACGGACCGAGCACAACATACAAGGGTTTAACATTGCCTCACCCTAAGCGATGGCATACTCTCACTGGAAAGGGCATGTGTGCTATGATGTG gttttgggttttctatAGGGCTAAGCAAGATGGTCCTGTAGTCTTG GGTTGGCGACACCCTTGGGAAGGCCATGAAGATCATGCCGATGACCATGGGCATGGCCACGAG GCATCCCATTGA